From Micromonospora sp. NBC_01699, a single genomic window includes:
- a CDS encoding HelD family protein, whose amino-acid sequence MPAPDLDTELGGERAHLDASRAALHRMREHAEALFSTGANVAGDSYTAEMLGRTLSRRVAELADDPTTPLFFGRLTFPEIDYHIGRRHVTDDLGEPMVLDWRAPVSRSFYRASVRDPQGVTVRRRFGFSAGVLTSFEDEHLDRGEELGTASRILTAEIERPRVGPMRDIVATIQPEQDELVRADLETSICVQGAPGTGKTAVGLHRAAYLLYLHRERLRRSGVLIVGPNRAFLSYIAAVLPALGEVEVAQATVEDLVTAASVRPEGTERPRTLAVRGTDAPDTATIKHDPRMAEVLRRAVDAHIREPEQPITVSDGSFRWRIGVEVLRRIVDEARREGLPYGTGRERVRARVVGLLQRQAEARRGESPNDAWLRRMGKATPVTEFLDAAWPALTPDGLVHHLLSDPDALATAAADLLTESEQESLIWTRPPRTARTAKWSTADAVLIDEAAGLIERVTSFGHVVVDEAQDLSPMQCRAIARRSVHGSITLLGDLAQGTAPWAATDWRESLAHLGKPDAAVVPLTIGFRVPAAVVAFANRLLPALAVDVPPAESLRRDGALDLRTVDDLDAATVAEVRAALAYEGSVAVIAADAAVDRLAGALADAGITTSTADDVQASERVTVVPASLVKGLEYDHVIVVEPAQIVAAEPRGLHRLYVVLTRAVSRLAVLHHDPLPAPL is encoded by the coding sequence ATGCCCGCACCCGACCTGGACACCGAACTCGGCGGCGAACGCGCCCACCTGGACGCCTCCCGTGCCGCGCTGCACCGGATGCGGGAGCACGCCGAGGCACTCTTCAGCACCGGCGCGAACGTCGCCGGTGACTCGTACACCGCCGAGATGCTCGGCCGGACCCTCTCCCGGCGGGTCGCCGAACTCGCCGACGACCCGACCACCCCGCTCTTCTTCGGTCGACTCACCTTCCCGGAGATCGACTACCACATCGGTCGGCGGCACGTCACCGACGACCTCGGCGAACCCATGGTGCTCGACTGGCGGGCCCCGGTCTCCCGGTCGTTCTACCGGGCCAGCGTGCGCGACCCGCAGGGCGTCACCGTCCGCCGCCGGTTCGGCTTCAGCGCCGGGGTGTTGACCAGCTTCGAGGACGAACACCTGGACCGGGGCGAGGAACTCGGCACCGCCTCCCGGATCCTGACCGCCGAGATCGAACGGCCCCGCGTCGGCCCGATGCGCGACATCGTCGCCACCATCCAGCCCGAACAGGACGAGCTGGTCCGAGCCGACCTGGAGACGTCGATCTGCGTCCAGGGGGCACCCGGCACCGGCAAGACCGCCGTCGGGCTGCACCGCGCCGCGTACCTGCTCTACCTGCACCGGGAACGGTTGCGCCGGTCCGGCGTACTGATCGTCGGGCCGAACCGGGCGTTCCTGTCGTACATCGCCGCCGTACTGCCCGCGCTGGGCGAGGTCGAGGTCGCCCAGGCCACGGTCGAGGACCTGGTCACCGCCGCGTCCGTCCGACCGGAGGGCACCGAACGGCCACGAACCCTCGCCGTACGCGGCACCGACGCCCCGGACACCGCCACGATCAAACACGATCCGCGGATGGCCGAGGTGCTGCGCCGCGCGGTGGACGCCCACATCCGCGAACCGGAGCAGCCGATCACCGTCTCCGACGGCTCGTTCCGCTGGCGCATCGGGGTCGAGGTGTTGCGCCGGATCGTCGACGAGGCCCGCCGCGAGGGACTGCCGTACGGCACCGGCCGGGAACGGGTCCGGGCCCGCGTTGTCGGCCTGCTGCAACGGCAGGCCGAGGCGCGCCGGGGCGAGTCACCGAACGACGCCTGGCTGCGCCGGATGGGCAAGGCCACACCGGTCACCGAGTTCCTCGACGCCGCCTGGCCGGCGCTCACCCCGGACGGGCTGGTCCACCACCTGCTCAGCGACCCGGACGCACTCGCCACCGCCGCCGCCGACCTGCTCACCGAGAGCGAACAGGAGTCGCTGATCTGGACCAGGCCGCCCAGGACGGCCAGGACGGCGAAGTGGAGCACCGCCGACGCCGTCCTGATCGACGAGGCCGCCGGGCTGATCGAACGGGTGACGAGCTTCGGGCACGTGGTGGTGGACGAGGCGCAGGACCTCTCCCCCATGCAGTGCCGGGCCATCGCGCGGCGCAGCGTACACGGCTCGATCACCCTGCTCGGCGACCTCGCCCAGGGCACCGCGCCGTGGGCCGCCACCGACTGGCGGGAGTCGCTGGCCCACCTCGGCAAGCCGGATGCCGCCGTGGTGCCGTTGACCATCGGGTTCCGGGTGCCCGCCGCGGTGGTCGCCTTCGCCAACCGGCTCCTGCCGGCGCTCGCGGTCGACGTACCCCCGGCCGAGTCACTGCGCCGCGACGGCGCGCTCGATCTGCGTACGGTGGACGACCTGGATGCGGCGACGGTGGCCGAGGTGCGGGCGGCGCTGGCGTACGAGGGATCGGTGGCGGTGATCGCCGCGGACGCGGCGGTCGACCGGCTGGCCGGCGCCCTCGCGGACGCCGGGATCACCACCTCGACCGCCGACGACGTGCAGGCGTCGGAGAGGGTCACCGTGGTCCCGGCCAGCCTGGTCAAGGGCCTGGAGTACGACCACGTCATCGTCGTCGAGCCGGCCCAGATCGTGGCCGCCGAGCCACGCGGGCTGCACCGGCTCTACGTGGTGCTGACCCGAGCCGTCTCCCGACTGGCCGTGCTGCACCACGACCCACTGCCCGCCCCGCTGTAG
- a CDS encoding ArsR/SmtB family transcription factor, with protein sequence MSEERAEPRWTTVSDPRVMRALAHPARIAIMEHLGSTGRAVTATECAEVVELSPSATSYHLRELARFGLVEQAPSRGDARERLWRAVQPSFRVDGGQGASPDTRAAEWSLVEAFAARDFERLRDWVRRSYDEPKQWYDAAIISGTVLLLTAEELTRLNAAVLELVEPYRRRNRQTEAPAEARPVALNYSTLPLE encoded by the coding sequence ATGAGCGAGGAGCGTGCCGAGCCGCGATGGACGACGGTCAGCGACCCGAGGGTGATGCGGGCGCTCGCCCATCCGGCCCGGATAGCGATCATGGAACACCTCGGGTCCACCGGGCGGGCGGTCACCGCGACCGAGTGCGCGGAGGTGGTCGAGCTGTCGCCGAGCGCGACCAGCTACCACCTGCGTGAGCTGGCCCGGTTCGGGTTGGTGGAGCAGGCGCCGAGCCGGGGCGACGCACGCGAGCGGCTGTGGCGGGCGGTCCAGCCCTCGTTTCGGGTCGATGGCGGGCAGGGCGCCTCGCCGGACACCCGGGCGGCGGAGTGGTCGCTGGTCGAGGCGTTCGCGGCGCGGGACTTCGAGCGGCTGCGCGACTGGGTCCGCCGCTCGTACGACGAGCCGAAGCAGTGGTACGACGCGGCGATCATCAGCGGCACCGTGCTGCTGCTCACGGCGGAGGAGCTGACCCGGTTGAACGCTGCCGTACTCGAACTGGTGGAGCCGTACCGGCGGCGGAACCGGCAGACCGAGGCACCGGCGGAGGCTCGTCCGGTGGCGCTCAACTATTCGACGCTGCCCCTGGAGTGA
- a CDS encoding MFS transporter, whose translation MSFASAPVRDPAVPSAGSWRDVYIAATAKGVSICGDFLAATTLVLTLQSAGAGGLAVAALLLASTMPLVLLAPVAGRLADRVDSRTLLVTAGLGQAAICVALALVSQPVAVIGLVFLLSCGLAVSQPVLSALIPAMVRRADLPRAGAINQTAGTVGALLGPALAGLLVGQFGTTVPLLIDAASYGALVAAGLLLRTRRGGRAAAGATVPADRAAVEGWSIWRDPLLRAMVVSVAAVIGVVGAINVVAVFFVRETLAASETMYGVVEAAWMVGLLAGAWFCARLARRARDDAALVGGILLLLGATCLVLPVAAVVGAVGWLIPLWVVGGAFNGGENVFAGVVVGNRVPEAVLGRAFATLGGAIQGASMAGYLAGGVLADRVPIRPLVAGLGVAGLVVVLWLVVPVVRMTRRERARAAVPEPVTADGRGAGLATSSVTG comes from the coding sequence ATGTCCTTCGCATCTGCTCCGGTCCGTGATCCCGCCGTACCGTCGGCCGGGAGCTGGCGGGACGTGTACATCGCCGCCACCGCCAAGGGCGTCTCGATCTGCGGTGACTTCCTCGCCGCCACCACGCTCGTACTCACCCTCCAGTCCGCCGGTGCCGGCGGACTCGCCGTCGCGGCCCTGCTGCTCGCCTCGACCATGCCGCTGGTGCTGCTCGCCCCGGTCGCCGGCCGGCTTGCCGACCGGGTGGACAGCCGTACGCTGCTGGTCACCGCCGGGCTCGGCCAGGCCGCCATCTGCGTGGCGCTCGCCCTGGTCAGCCAACCGGTGGCGGTGATCGGGCTGGTCTTCCTGCTCTCCTGCGGACTGGCCGTCAGCCAACCGGTCCTGTCCGCGCTCATCCCGGCCATGGTCCGGCGCGCGGACCTGCCCCGGGCCGGCGCGATCAACCAGACCGCCGGCACGGTCGGCGCGCTGCTCGGCCCCGCCCTCGCCGGCCTGCTGGTCGGCCAGTTCGGCACCACCGTGCCGCTGCTCATCGACGCCGCCAGCTACGGCGCACTGGTGGCGGCGGGGCTGCTGCTGCGTACCCGTCGGGGTGGCCGGGCGGCGGCCGGCGCGACGGTCCCGGCGGACCGCGCCGCCGTCGAAGGCTGGTCGATCTGGCGGGACCCGCTGCTGCGGGCGATGGTCGTCTCGGTCGCCGCCGTGATCGGGGTGGTCGGTGCGATCAACGTTGTCGCGGTCTTCTTCGTACGCGAGACACTCGCCGCCTCCGAAACCATGTACGGCGTGGTCGAGGCGGCCTGGATGGTGGGTCTGCTGGCCGGTGCCTGGTTCTGCGCCCGGCTGGCCCGACGCGCCCGCGACGATGCCGCGCTGGTCGGCGGGATCCTGCTGCTGCTCGGCGCGACCTGCCTGGTCCTGCCGGTGGCGGCGGTGGTCGGCGCGGTCGGCTGGCTGATCCCGCTCTGGGTGGTCGGCGGGGCGTTCAACGGCGGCGAGAACGTCTTCGCCGGGGTGGTGGTCGGGAACAGGGTGCCGGAGGCGGTGCTCGGACGGGCCTTCGCCACCCTCGGCGGCGCGATCCAGGGGGCGAGCATGGCCGGTTACCTAGCCGGGGGCGTACTCGCCGATCGGGTGCCGATCCGGCCGCTGGTCGCCGGCCTCGGGGTGGCCGGGCTGGTGGTGGTGCTCTGGCTGGTCGTACCGGTGGTCCGGATGACCCGCCGGGAGCGGGCGCGCGCCGCCGTACCGGAGCCGGTCACGGCCGATGGACGCGGTGCGGGGTTGGCCACTTCTTCGGTGACTGGTTGA
- a CDS encoding menaquinone biosynthetic enzyme MqnA/MqnD family protein: MGDLQRPRVGHIQFLNCLPIYWGLMRSGALLDVDLHKDSPERLSAALVAGDLDIGPITLVEYLRHADELLLLPDLAVGSDGPVLSVNVVSTRPLTDLDGARVALGSTSRTGVLLAQMLLADRYGVRPDYFTCPPDLTQMLLEADAGVLIGDVALRALYEAPGRGLEVTDLGQAWRDWTGLPMVFAVWAVRRDFAAAHPGLVKDVHEAFLRSRDLCLSELDEVAEAAARWESFDAATLASYFRVLDFSLGERQVGGLREFARRAAAIGATPLLPPTGPAFFAG; encoded by the coding sequence ATGGGTGATCTTCAGAGGCCACGGGTCGGGCACATCCAGTTTCTCAACTGCCTGCCGATCTACTGGGGGCTGATGCGGTCCGGTGCCCTGCTCGACGTCGACCTGCACAAGGACTCGCCGGAGCGGCTCAGCGCCGCCCTGGTCGCCGGCGACCTCGACATCGGCCCGATCACGCTGGTCGAATACCTGCGGCACGCCGACGAGCTGCTGCTCCTGCCGGACCTCGCGGTCGGCAGCGACGGGCCGGTGCTCTCGGTCAACGTGGTCTCCACCCGACCGCTGACCGACCTCGACGGGGCCCGGGTGGCGCTCGGGTCGACCTCGCGTACCGGGGTGCTGCTGGCCCAGATGCTGCTCGCCGACCGGTACGGCGTACGACCCGACTACTTCACCTGCCCGCCCGATCTGACCCAGATGCTGCTTGAAGCCGACGCCGGGGTGCTGATCGGCGACGTCGCGCTCCGCGCGCTGTACGAGGCGCCGGGTCGGGGGCTGGAGGTCACCGATCTCGGACAGGCGTGGCGGGACTGGACCGGTCTGCCGATGGTGTTCGCCGTCTGGGCGGTCCGGCGCGACTTCGCGGCGGCGCATCCGGGCCTGGTCAAGGACGTGCACGAGGCGTTCCTGCGGTCCCGTGACCTGTGCCTGTCGGAGCTGGACGAGGTGGCCGAGGCGGCCGCCCGGTGGGAGTCGTTCGACGCGGCGACGCTGGCCTCGTACTTCCGGGTGCTCGACTTCTCCCTCGGCGAGCGCCAGGTGGGCGGCCTGCGGGAGTTCGCCCGACGGGCGGCCGCGATCGGTGCCACCCCGCTGCTGCCGCCGACCGGACCGGCCTTCTTCGCCGGCTGA
- a CDS encoding serine hydrolase — translation MAGSRRAPRSGAEMTPLRIGIITGVLLVLVLAALRLLPGSPLAANAAAQWGEPDRTTSAADHTDDQAASRSDRSTPSATPTPELPPLPVRAADITINAKGWWAWSMQDTRTGEIVGSANMGETSTTASLIKSWIGADFLRRSADAGRKPTDAQLQQVRVMIRDSDNNAAESLYNTVGRAASIQRLISTCKLTDSSAASGGGWSRTELSPRDITRLAACIGDGRAAGPTWTKWLLDEMRAVRGIGDFGIRKAFPAAVQKTIAIKNGWVDRQAEQEFHVSCLAIGDGWTMGVMTKYPINLGYTYGAKICQQVAEQLRAD, via the coding sequence ATGGCGGGCAGCCGACGGGCACCCCGCAGCGGCGCCGAGATGACCCCGCTGCGGATCGGGATCATCACCGGCGTACTGCTGGTGCTGGTGCTGGCCGCGCTCCGGCTACTGCCGGGGTCGCCGCTGGCGGCCAACGCGGCCGCCCAGTGGGGCGAGCCCGACCGGACCACCAGTGCCGCCGATCACACCGACGACCAGGCGGCCAGCCGGTCGGACCGGTCGACGCCCAGTGCCACCCCGACCCCGGAACTGCCGCCGCTGCCGGTTCGTGCGGCTGACATCACGATCAACGCCAAGGGCTGGTGGGCCTGGTCGATGCAGGACACCCGCACCGGTGAGATCGTCGGCTCGGCGAACATGGGCGAGACCAGCACCACCGCCTCGCTGATCAAGTCGTGGATCGGGGCGGACTTCCTGCGCCGGTCGGCCGATGCCGGCCGGAAACCCACCGACGCGCAACTCCAGCAGGTCCGGGTGATGATCCGGGACAGCGACAACAACGCCGCCGAGTCGCTCTACAACACCGTCGGCCGGGCCGCCTCGATTCAGCGGCTGATCAGCACCTGCAAGCTCACCGACAGCAGCGCGGCCAGCGGCGGCGGCTGGAGCCGTACCGAACTCTCGCCGCGCGACATCACCCGGCTCGCCGCCTGCATCGGCGACGGGCGGGCCGCCGGGCCCACCTGGACCAAGTGGCTGCTGGACGAGATGCGGGCGGTGCGCGGGATCGGGGACTTCGGCATCCGCAAGGCGTTCCCGGCCGCCGTACAGAAGACGATCGCGATCAAGAACGGTTGGGTCGACCGCCAGGCCGAGCAGGAGTTCCACGTGAGCTGCCTGGCCATCGGGGACGGCTGGACCATGGGCGTGATGACCAAGTACCCGATCAACCTCGGCTACACGTACGGCGCCAAGATCTGCCAGCAGGTCGCCGAACAGCTCCGCGCCGACTGA
- the paaA gene encoding 1,2-phenylacetyl-CoA epoxidase subunit PaaA, with protein MYGNDFPDASDEPTGGLIDQVEAAEAALRAAALQARPGAAVDLAGASESDLGDYFTAVIEADQKIEPRDWMPDSYRKTLIRQIAQHAHSEIIGMQPEGNWISRAPSLKRKAILLAKVQDEAGHGLYLYAAAETLGISRDELVDMLLEGRQKYSSIFNYPTLTWADVGAIGWLVDGAAIVNQVPLCRCSYGPYARAMIRVCKEESFHQRQGYEILHTLAHGTPEQQAMAQDAIDRWWYPSLAMFGPPDTDSTHSAQSMAWKIKRFSNDELRQRFVDMCVQQAAILGLRLPDPDLRWNEQRQAHDYTQPDYAELMRVIKGDGPCNRQRIDHRRRAHADGAWVREAATAYAAKRTAAARTLEPAQ; from the coding sequence GTGTACGGCAATGACTTCCCCGATGCGTCCGACGAGCCGACCGGCGGCCTGATCGACCAGGTTGAGGCGGCCGAGGCGGCACTGCGTGCCGCAGCCCTCCAGGCGCGCCCCGGTGCCGCCGTCGACCTGGCCGGGGCGAGCGAAAGTGATCTAGGCGACTACTTCACGGCCGTGATCGAGGCGGACCAGAAGATCGAGCCACGAGACTGGATGCCCGACTCCTACCGGAAGACCCTCATCCGGCAGATCGCCCAGCACGCCCACTCCGAGATCATCGGAATGCAGCCCGAGGGCAACTGGATCAGTCGGGCGCCATCGCTCAAGCGCAAGGCGATCCTGCTGGCCAAGGTGCAGGACGAGGCCGGGCACGGGCTCTATCTCTACGCCGCCGCCGAGACCCTCGGGATCAGCCGCGACGAACTGGTCGACATGCTGCTCGAAGGCCGGCAGAAGTACAGCTCGATCTTCAACTACCCCACCCTGACCTGGGCCGACGTGGGCGCCATCGGCTGGCTGGTCGACGGCGCGGCGATCGTCAACCAGGTGCCCCTGTGCCGCTGCTCGTACGGCCCGTACGCCCGCGCCATGATCCGGGTCTGCAAGGAGGAGTCGTTCCACCAGCGGCAGGGCTACGAAATCCTGCACACCCTGGCGCACGGCACCCCGGAGCAGCAGGCGATGGCGCAGGACGCGATCGACCGCTGGTGGTACCCGTCCCTGGCGATGTTCGGCCCGCCGGACACCGACTCGACGCACTCCGCCCAGTCGATGGCCTGGAAGATCAAGCGTTTCTCCAACGACGAGCTGCGTCAGCGTTTCGTCGACATGTGCGTACAGCAGGCCGCCATCCTCGGCCTGCGGCTACCCGACCCCGACCTGCGGTGGAACGAGCAGCGCCAGGCGCACGACTACACCCAGCCGGACTACGCGGAGCTGATGCGAGTGATCAAGGGCGACGGGCCGTGCAACCGCCAGCGGATCGACCACCGCCGCAGGGCACACGCCGACGGCGCCTGGGTACGCGAGGCCGCCACCGCGTACGCCGCCAAGCGCACCGCCGCCGCCCGCACCCTGGAGCCGGCCCAGTGA
- the paaB gene encoding 1,2-phenylacetyl-CoA epoxidase subunit PaaB: MSNLEQSPLWEVFVRARRGLSHTHVGSLHAPDAQLALRNARDLYTRRQEGVSIWVVPASAITASSPDEKDAFFDPAADKIYRHPTFYEVPDGVAHL; this comes from the coding sequence GTGAGCAACCTCGAACAGTCACCACTCTGGGAGGTGTTCGTACGGGCTCGACGCGGGCTCTCCCACACCCACGTCGGCAGCCTGCACGCGCCCGACGCACAGCTCGCCCTGCGCAACGCCCGGGACCTCTACACCCGGCGCCAGGAGGGTGTCTCCATCTGGGTGGTGCCCGCGTCCGCGATCACCGCGTCCAGCCCGGACGAGAAGGACGCCTTCTTCGACCCGGCGGCCGACAAGATCTACCGTCATCCGACCTTCTACGAGGTGCCGGACGGGGTGGCCCACCTGTGA
- the paaC gene encoding 1,2-phenylacetyl-CoA epoxidase subunit PaaC has protein sequence MTVSVEHLLRLGDDALVAAQRLGEWAAAAPEMEEDVALANIALDQLGAARLLLSYAGEREGAGRDEDALAYLRDDRQYRNCLLVELPNGDFGVTMAKLFFLAAYQLPLYTALAGCADERLAAIADKARKETAYHLDHGWLWTVRLGDGTDESHRRMQAAVDQIWPYTHELFAPDPDAPVDPATLRPAFLSTVDTVLTEATLVRPADGWAPAGGRIGVHSEHLSYLLAEMQVLHRAHPGARW, from the coding sequence GTGACCGTCTCCGTGGAACACCTGCTCCGGCTCGGCGACGACGCCCTCGTCGCCGCGCAGCGGCTCGGCGAGTGGGCCGCCGCCGCCCCGGAGATGGAAGAGGACGTCGCGCTGGCCAACATCGCGCTCGACCAGCTCGGCGCGGCCCGCCTGCTGCTGTCGTACGCGGGGGAGCGGGAGGGCGCCGGCCGGGACGAGGACGCGTTGGCGTACCTGCGCGACGACCGGCAGTACCGCAACTGCCTGCTGGTCGAGCTGCCCAACGGCGACTTCGGCGTGACCATGGCGAAGCTGTTCTTCCTCGCCGCGTACCAGCTTCCGCTCTACACCGCGCTGGCCGGGTGCGCCGACGAACGGCTGGCCGCCATCGCGGACAAGGCCCGCAAGGAGACGGCGTACCACCTCGACCACGGTTGGTTGTGGACGGTGCGGCTGGGCGACGGCACCGACGAGTCGCACCGGCGGATGCAGGCGGCGGTCGACCAGATCTGGCCGTACACGCACGAGCTGTTCGCGCCCGACCCGGACGCGCCGGTCGACCCGGCCACCCTGCGCCCGGCCTTCCTGTCCACGGTGGATACGGTGCTGACCGAGGCGACCCTGGTCCGCCCCGCCGACGGCTGGGCGCCGGCCGGTGGCCGGATCGGGGTGCACAGCGAGCACCTGTCCTACCTGCTGGCCGAGATGCAGGTGCTGCACCGCGCCCATCCCGGCGCGCGTTGGTGA
- the paaD gene encoding 1,2-phenylacetyl-CoA epoxidase subunit PaaD, translating into MVSPREAVAAVVDPEIRVLTIDELGILRAVDQDPETGRVTVTITPTYTGCPAMDVIRADIRAALRAAGYPDAEVATVYAPAWSTDWVTAAGRAKLAEAGIAPPGPADRRPGPVALRLTVRCPLCDSADTEQVSRFGSTACKALWRCRACREPFDQMKAL; encoded by the coding sequence ATGGTGAGCCCACGGGAGGCGGTCGCCGCGGTGGTCGACCCGGAGATCCGGGTGCTGACCATCGACGAGCTGGGCATCCTGCGTGCGGTGGACCAGGACCCGGAGACCGGGCGGGTCACCGTCACCATCACCCCGACCTACACCGGCTGCCCGGCGATGGACGTGATCCGGGCCGACATCCGGGCCGCGCTGCGGGCCGCCGGCTACCCGGACGCCGAGGTGGCGACCGTGTACGCACCAGCCTGGAGCACCGACTGGGTGACCGCCGCCGGCCGGGCCAAGCTCGCCGAGGCGGGCATCGCCCCACCCGGACCCGCGGACCGGCGACCCGGCCCGGTGGCACTGCGGCTGACCGTACGCTGCCCGCTCTGCGACTCGGCCGACACCGAGCAGGTCAGCCGGTTCGGCTCCACCGCCTGCAAGGCGCTCTGGCGCTGCCGCGCCTGCCGTGAACCGTTCGACCAGATGAAGGCGTTATGA
- the paaE gene encoding 1,2-phenylacetyl-CoA epoxidase subunit PaaE, with translation MSSVTITRPVRRRPVFHPLPVLAVDRLTDDAVAVTFAVPAELRETFAFRAGQHLTVRRTDEPTGAEVRRSYSICSTPAELADHGRLRIGVREIPGGAFSAFAGRVLRAGDVVEVMPPLGQFSTGFRPDRTRHYGAVVAGSGVTPVLALVATALAVEPASTFTLVYGNRNARSVMFTEELADLKDRYPARLHLIHVLSREPGESALLSGRVDADRLTRLLEHLVPAERIDEWFLCGPYGMVTDARTVLAGRGVPDDAVHTELFHVDEPPAAPVRPTTADTAGTDVTIVLDGRASSFRMGRTERVLDAALKVRGELPYACKGGVCSTCRAKVVTGEVSMARNYALEPDELAAGYVLTCQSSPLGDRLVVDYDA, from the coding sequence ATGAGCAGCGTGACGATCACCCGACCGGTCCGCCGCCGGCCGGTCTTCCACCCGTTGCCGGTGCTCGCGGTGGACCGGCTCACCGACGACGCGGTGGCGGTCACCTTCGCCGTACCGGCCGAGCTGCGCGAGACCTTCGCCTTCCGGGCCGGTCAGCACCTCACCGTGCGCCGAACCGACGAGCCGACCGGGGCGGAGGTGCGCCGGTCGTACTCGATCTGCTCGACCCCGGCGGAGCTGGCCGACCACGGTCGGCTGCGGATCGGGGTCCGGGAGATCCCCGGTGGCGCGTTCTCCGCCTTTGCCGGCCGGGTGCTGCGGGCCGGCGACGTGGTCGAGGTGATGCCGCCGCTGGGCCAGTTCAGCACCGGCTTCCGGCCGGACCGGACCCGGCACTACGGCGCGGTGGTCGCCGGCTCCGGCGTCACACCGGTGCTCGCGCTGGTCGCAACCGCCCTGGCCGTCGAACCGGCCAGCACCTTCACCCTGGTGTACGGCAACCGCAACGCCCGCAGCGTGATGTTCACCGAGGAACTCGCCGACCTGAAGGACCGCTACCCGGCCCGGCTGCACCTGATCCACGTGCTGTCCCGCGAGCCGGGCGAGTCGGCCCTGCTCTCCGGCCGGGTGGACGCCGACCGGCTGACCCGCCTGCTGGAGCACCTGGTGCCGGCCGAGCGGATCGACGAGTGGTTCCTCTGCGGCCCGTACGGAATGGTCACCGACGCCCGTACGGTGCTCGCCGGGCGCGGCGTGCCCGACGACGCCGTACACACGGAGTTGTTCCACGTCGACGAGCCGCCAGCGGCGCCGGTCCGGCCGACCACGGCGGACACCGCCGGCACCGACGTCACCATCGTGCTCGACGGTCGGGCGTCGTCGTTCCGGATGGGCCGCACCGAGCGGGTGCTCGACGCGGCCCTGAAGGTGCGCGGCGAACTGCCGTACGCGTGCAAGGGCGGGGTCTGCTCGACCTGCCGGGCGAAGGTGGTCACCGGCGAGGTGTCGATGGCCCGCAACTACGCCCTGGAGCCGGACGAGTTGGCCGCCGGTTACGTGCTCACCTGCCAGTCCAGCCCGCTCGGCGACCGCCTGGTGGTCGACTACGACGCCTGA